CAAACAGCAACTGATTGGCAACAAGGTTTGTACTCCTGATGTTTGGTCAGCTGAGGACATAGTAACCTTTTGCCAGTTTTTTTCAGATTCCAAATTCATCTTCATTGTCAGAGATCCAATAGAAGTAGCACTTTCAAGATTCAGGCGGGAAAATTATGATAAAGAATTTAATTCTTTCGCAAGACAGCATATGCAATTAGACTTCAGAAGCAGATCTTTTACCTATACATCTTCATGGGCAGGCAGCATCCAAAATTATTGGTTTCTCAAAGAGCTTTTTCCAACTAAAACACTACTTATTTATTACGATGACTTTTGCAACACGTTTGAAGATCATTTACATACATTAGTTGATTTCCTTGATCTCCCTTTCTCAGAAAAAATGCTTAAATGGCATGAACTACCACATCATGACTCAGAAGGGGTTTTACAGGTTAACTTAAAATACGATGATGAGCCGGTTTTTGTTAACAAAAGCAAGAGTTCGTCCCTTACTGACGAACTAATGTTGGCAATGGCCACTATTGAACCATTGTATAATCGGTGGAAGAAGAGATCTCTCTGAAATAGTATGTTTTCTGTAGGGCTAAGTTCTAAAAAAAGGATGGAAATATGAGTACAAAGCAACTCTCTAGTGTTAAGATCATGTCCTTTGGATTTAAGTATGGCAGCCCAAACGCAAATTACTATTTTGATGTGGGCTTTATAAAAAATCCAGCAAGGGATCCGAAATGGAATTTTTTTTCTACGCCTGATGAAGAAATGCGCAACTTCGTGCTGAGCCAGAAACCTGTTGTTGAATTTTTAAAGTATATAATCCCCCTCATAAAAATACTGGCACCTCTTGATCAAGCCCAAGTTTTCGCTTTTGGTTGTAATTCTGGTCGCCATCGCAGTTATATTCTAGTTGAGGAGATTGCTCGCCAGCTAAAAGAGTGCGGGGTGCCCGCTAAAATCGTACACCGTGAGGATGATTTACAGTGAGCTCTAATAATGAACGTATTTGGTGCCCTAGCGGCGAACTTAGACCCTTAAGTTTTGCACAGGCCCCGAAAAAAGACCTTGCATTTATCGTCGTAAACCGAAATCGTCGCGATTTGACTGACTATCTCTGTCACCAGATTCTCAATTTTACGAACACTACGGATCTAACTTATGATCTGTTTGTAGTTGATATCGGTTCGGAACCTGCCCAACGTAGCCCTTTTACCACCATTGAATACGAAGATAGCGACTTTCGAGGCAAGTGTTATGCACACAATGTAGGGGTGCGTCAAGCGGCATTAACCGCTGATTACCGTTATTATTGGGCTATGATGAATGACCTACGTTTTGATGGGCAGCCAGATGCTATGATGCGGATGATAGAATTAATGGACAGTAATCCAGAAATTGGAATTTTAAGCCCTACAAATATTGGGGAAGGTAAGGAATATCCTGGTGCTGATCCACAACCAGGACACGTATTTAGAAAGGTGCCGGTGTGCGATTATCTTGCACTTATGTTGCGTGGCCAAGTCTTGCATGAGGTAGGATTTCTTAACCCCGAATTTCGCTATTGCTGGGGAGCGATACATGAACTGTCATATAAGGTATACCGTACAGGTAAATGGTCTATTGCGTATTGTGATACTGTTCATTATGAACATTTAGGTGGCACTACCTATGGTAAGACAAAAAATGTTGTTAGCCGCGACGAATACACATTGAATGCAAAAAGGTTCGCAGCTTCTTACTTTGTGAAGCAATACGGGCGGGACTGGGATGAAAAATTTACAGATGCATTGCCTACAGATGTCACCTTAAAAGAAACGTACTCACGTCATCGAACCTACTGGGAGGAATCTTTAGTTTCTGAAAAAAATTGCCGTAATTCCTTTTTTCATAATATCTGGCGAAAAATCAAAAATGGCTGAATGGGCATTATGAAGAATTGTATTATTTTGGGATCAGGAAGAAGTGGCACAAGTATGGTTGCCGGTACTTTGGCGAAATCAGGCTACTTTATGGGGGATAACCTTTATCCAGCCCGAGAAAGCAATCCTAAGGGGTTTTTCGAAGACCCATTTATAAATGGTATAAACGAGGAAATTTTAGAAAGGATGTGCTTTGGCGCCGTAGAGAGCATCAAAAGGAAATTAAGCGGTATACGATTGACAGATGGGCAGAGATGGCTAGAGAAGATACCACTGGATGCTAGACTTCCTTCGTCTATGGCACTAACAGAGAAAATACTAACGGCTGTAAATAAGGCACCTTTCTGCTATAAAGATCCGCGGTTTAGCTATACCCTACCGATTTGGCGTCCTTACTTACAAAACACGGTCTTCATTTGCGTATTTCGAGAACCTACTGTCACAGCACAAAGCATTATCAAAGAGTGCAGCGCGATGGAATATTTAAAGTCAGTTAAAATGAGTTTTAAGTACGCCTTGGAAATTTGGTTCCATATTTACAACCACATACTTACGACTCATATTCATGAGGGAGAGTGGCTGTTTCTGCATTATGATCAGGTGCTGAGTTTTGATGGAGCTTCGAGAATAGAGGCGATTGCAGAATCGGCCACAGACAAATCGTTTCCAGAAGAACAATTTAAACGTTCTTCTTCAACTTTAGAATGCCCAAGTAAACATCGAAAAATGTATGCCCAGTTGTGTGAATTAGCAAGATATCAGCCATCTTATTAGGTACATGGTCATGGCAGGAGGATTATGGATGGTGTAAGCCTGGTAATTTGTTGCCACAATAGCTCTAAGAAACTTGAAGAGACCTTGAAGCATGTGAGCCGGCAAAAATTCTCCAGTGAGGTTCCCTGGGAATTGATTATTGTTGATAATGCATCCACTGATTTAACTTCTGAGATGGCAACTGCTATAACTCAAGGTGCGACGTATAACTGTAGGATAGTCACTGAGGGAAAAGTAGGTCTTAAGAATGCAAGACTGAAAGGAATAGTTGAGTCTAAATACGATTTAATAAGCTTTATTGATGATGATAATTGGATTTGTGAATCATGGATTGAAAATGTACACAACATAATGTCTAATCGTCCTGAGATTGGTGCCTGTGGTGGAATAGGATTACCCAAATTTGAAACTTCTCCACCTGATTGGTTCGAGCTTCAGCAAGGTAGTTATGCTGTTGGCCTACAAGCTGAATCTACCGGTTATATACCTGATTCGAGAGGGTACCTATGGGGTGCCGGATTAACTATCAGGAGGTCAGCTATGGATGAAATTATACAGAACGGATTTTGTTTTTCCCTAACAGGGCGTCATGGCGCAAGCATTTCCTCGGGAGAGGATACGGAGTTGTGTTTAGCATTGAGGTGCCTTGGTTGGCGTCTTTGGTATGATGAAAGCCTTTCCTATTATCATTATCTTCCTTCCAGCCGACTCAGTTGGTCTTACCTGAAAAGGTTGCAATTCAGTTTTGGTGCATCTAGTGTTGTGTTGAATGCCTATAATGAATGCCTGCTGTATAACCCTGAAACCATCCAAAATCATAAAAAGCTGTGGATTGCAGACTCTATGGCATTGACAAAGTCTTTCTTTGCTAGAGACGGACACCTTTTTTCTTTTATCTGCGCCAAAGAAGGTTCGTCAGATGCATTATTTGGATACTATAGATTGGGCAGGCTTTTACAAATTATAAGCTTACGTCATAAATATGATGAACTCAAAAATAGCATTTTTGCTTTCTGGCAGAGAGCAAGCTCAATAAGAACTTATAGAACCGGGTCAGGTTAATGTAGGAATACGATGACATTGTACTCGTAGTCTCAGTTTAGCTTTTAGTGCATCCAACCATATAACTGCAGCTGCAATCGGCGTTAAGAAATAATATCGAAAGGATCGGGAATGGCTATCAATTTGATAGTCCAATACTATAGGTGTTTGGACGATGTAAGACAGCAGGAAATCGATTCCTGTCTACAAAATAATCTATTAAATGAATATCTAGATGCAATCCATCTACTGACAGAGATCCTTTATGATTTTCAAAACTTCAAGAACAGTGAAAAAATTGTCCAGTCTGTAGTCGGTAAAAGACTGTCATACAAAAAAGCTTTTGAATATGCAACGTCACTCGGTGGGGACCATATCTGGATACTAGCTAATGCCGACATCTATTTCGATGACAATTTGAAATATCTGAATGGATTTCCCTGCAATGTGGTTTATTCCTTGACTCGACACGAAGTGCAGCCTGATGGCTCGGTGAAATTCATGGATGAGCAGTATGCTCATGCAAGTCAGGATGCTTGGATATTCAGCAGCCAGTTGGACTTTACGGGTATGTACACAGAGTTTAATCTAGGTGTACCAGGTTGCGATAACAGGATCGCATACGAGTTTTTACGCACAGGCCACACCGTAGTAAATCCTTCAAGGATCGTTAAATGTTTCCACCTGGATTTAACAAAAGAGATAGACATCGAAAAAAGGACTGCCGCCTACATCACTCTCCACACGAATGAGAATATTCTCGATGGTAAGGTCGCCCCACCCCCTTATCAGTTTTTCATATATCCAACTGATCATCTTGGGGTGGAACAGATTGATGTATATAAGGATATGCAAAAGAAATTAATCGACCTCACCCATGCATACCAGGATTTAGACCGATATACTGCTCACAATGCTGAATTGGAAAGTAGAGTTGTCAATCTCAATCGAGAATTGGAAGAATGTCGCGAAATGATTTTAGAGCGAAACAATCAGATAGCCGAGAGGGATAACCAAATAGCGCGAAAGGATGCCCAAATAGCGGAAATATTAAACTCTGTAACATGGAAAATGATGACACCTTTACGAAAATGCCTCGATTTCATTAAAAGACATCACTAGTCTATACAAAGAACGGACTTTCTAGCCATGCATACGAATTCCGAGTGTTTTTATCCCAAAGTATCAATAATAATTCCGGTGTACAATGGGTCAAATTACCTAAATCAATCTATTGACAGTGCATTGGCACAAACTTATCAAAACATTGAGGTGATTGTCATAAATGATGGTTCAACAGACGATCTGGCTACAGAGAATATAGCTAAGTCGTATGGTGACCGCATCCGGTATTTTTGCAAAAACAATGGTGGAGTCGGCTCGGCGCTGAATTTCGGCTTAGATAAAATGACAGGTAAATACTTTTCCTGGCTTAGCCATGATGATATTTACCAGCCGAACAAAATCGAGAGGCAGATAGAACTTCTACGTAAACAAACTAATCCTGAAGGTGTCATCGTTTTTTCTGACTGGGAGAATATTGATGAGAATTCCTCGTCGATTGGGTGCAGAATCATTGACCAAGCAGAGATTGCGAGCAGCATTTATGTTGTCATGAACTGCACGGTAAATGGATGCACTTTGCTCATTCCTAAGAAATGTTTTGATGAGACTGCCTCATTTGATGAGAACCTCCCAACAACACAGGATTACGATCTGTGGTTTAAAATGGCCCGAAAGTACCAATTTTTACATCTTCCCGAGTCATTAGTCCGTTACAGAATACATTCTCAACAAGATTCTTACAAGCATCCAGAACATGTGAAAGAACAGAATATTTTGCATACCAATTTCATATCTAGATTGACTGTGGACGAGATTTTGAATTTAGAAAATTCATTGCCAGTTTTTTATATAAAAAGAGCTATTTTTTATAAGTATAAATTCCCGGTGGCCGAGGAACATGCCTTTAATTTATTTAAATGTACAGTCTCTCAAATAAATCTCTTTCAAATCTTGCAATGTTTACGGTTGTATATTAAGTATAAATCTCTTTAGTCTGTTGTTGCATATTAATAATTAGGTGAAGTTCCAATGGTTAAAGTCAGCGTAATAATACCAACATACAACCGTTCTGAGCTTTTAAAGTGTGCGATAACAAGTGTACTTGACCAGGCCTATGACAACTATGAATTACTAATTATTGACGACGGGTCAACTGATGACACCAAAAGTATTGTCAATGGCTTCGGTTCACCTAAAATCAGGTATATTTACCAGAGTAACAGTGGTCGATCTTCGGCACGGAATTACGGAATTAAGCTTTCCAAAGGTGAGTATGTTTCATTTCTAGATTCCGATGATATTTTTTTACCTAACAAGTTAAGTTTGCAGGTTCAGGCACTTGATGAAAATCCAAACTGCGGGTTGGTATATGCATATGCCAAAAATGTCGATGAAAATGGTAGATTTTTGGATTTTCACTTTGATGGTAATCTATCAGGTAAAATTTACCCCGAAATGTTGTATATAAAGAATAACTATATAACTACTCCGACTGTCATGGTTCGCGCTAAAGTATTAGCTCAGATTGGAGGCTTCAATGAATCCATGCATATGTGCGAAGATCTTGATCTTTGGCGTAGAATTGCTCGAAAGTATGAGGTTAAACAAATTTGTCAATCTTTGGCACATGTTAGAATAAGGACAACTGAGAAAATGAACATTTTGGAGTATATGAGAGGACGGAAACAATATTACGTCAAAGCAATGATAGATGACCATAATCTCAAAGCAATAGCACCTGCCTTATTCGTTGAAATGTATCGAGTCTACTTAAATTGTGCAAAATACCAGAAACAGTATTTCGTGTTATTATACATACTATTCCAATATTTGTTGTTTAGGGCTTTCAACATGGGCATAAAAAATCGTTGTTGACACTATAACTCTGATCAAAATTAGGCACTATTAAATGACTCCTTTAGTTTCGATCATAATACCTGTCTACAATGGCTCAAACTATCTAAAACAAGCAATTGATAGTGCCCTGAACCAAACCTACAAATATATTGAAATATTGGTGATAAATGACGGCTCTAACGATGGTGGCCTGACTGAGGAAATAGCCAGATCTTATGGTGATAAGATCAGGTATCATTGTAAGCCAAACGGTGGGGTAGCCACAGCACTCAACACTGGTATCAACCTGGCTGCCGGTGACTACATCTCCTGGTTGAGCCATGATGATCTTTATCTGCCCCACAAAATAGAGAGGCAAATCTCCACCATTGCATCAATTGGCGGTTCAGATGTTATTTCTTACTCTAACTATGAAACAATAGATGCAAAGAACAATGTCCTCCGTACAGTCAGATTGGAGACATCTGAAATTTACGACTGCAAACTCGCTTTCCTCTTGCAGTTGTTTATTTCTTCTATCCATGGTTGTTCATTGCTGATACCAAGAAAATGCTTTACTGAGGTTGGTTATTTCAAAGAATCTCTGAGAACGACACAAGATTATGACCTGTGGTTCAGATTGTTGCAAAAAGGATTTGCTTTTACCCATTTGCCAGAAATTCTTATTCAATCGCGCTTTCATAATGAGCAGGGGACCCATTCCTTGTATGCCGTCCATCTCAAAGAGGCGGAGCAGTTGTATCTGCGAGCGGTTAATACCTTCTATGACGATTTCGAAAAATTGCCAATAAAGAAGATTGTGGACCTGGTCATTGACCTGAGGGAAAGAAAGCTGAAGCAAACGGCCAATCATGTTTTAAAGTCGATCAAACAGCGCAACATGAGACTTTACATGCAAATGTACGGCGAATATTACAAACCTTTGATCGCAAGCTGGCTGATGTTCCATGTATCGAGACTGACTCAATTGGCCAAAGTTATACTCAGCATCTTGAAAAGAAAGGGGAGGGCGTGAAACAATCAGTTTTGATTCTCGGTGCCACCGGCATGCTCGGTCATACGCTACTTGAGCAATTAGCCGCACGAAAGGACCTGGAAGTCACCGCTACAGTCCGCTGTCAGGGCTCTGTTGAGGGGATAACGACAAAATTGCTAGAAAAGATTGTCGGTAATCTGGATGCCGATAATCCGGATTCTGTTTTGAAAACATTGGCCCAGGTAAAGCCTGACGTGGTCATTAACTGTATCGGCATCATAAAACAATTGCCTTCAGCCAAAGATCCCATAACCGCCATTACCATCAATTCGTTGTTTCCCCATCGGCTTGCCCAGGCTTGCAAAGCCGCCGGCAGCAGGCTCATACATATCAGTACCGACTGCGTCTTTTCCGGCAGCAAGGGAAACTACACTGAAAGCGACGTGGCCGATGCAACAGACCTTTACGGCAGGACCAAGTTTCTCGGTGAGGTGGATTATCCACACTGCGTGACCCTGCGCACTTCCATCATCGGCCACGAACTGAAAGGCTGCTACAGCCTCATCGACTGGTTTTTGGCCCAGGAGGGGGAAGTAAACGGCTATACTGAAGCCATTTACACCGGCTTTCCGACGGTGGAAATGGCGCGGATCATTGCTGACTATGTCATCCCCAATCCACAGTTGAATGGGCTTTACCAGGTCTCATCCGAACCTATCTCAAAATACGAATTGTTGCAGCTGGTGGCAAAGCAGTACAATAAGGACATTCAAATCAGACCATTTCATGATTTTCACTGCGATCGCTCACTTGATTCGAGCCGGTTCAGGAATATTACCGGCTATACACCCCCTTCCTGGTCTGAAATGGTAGCTGCCATGTGGATGGACTGGGCTCGTCACGCCGGCATTGGCGGTTAAAGATCGGTAAAAAGGAGTTCGAAGATGTTTAAGAACAAAGTCCTCTTGATTACGGGCGGTACAGGATCTTTTGGAAATGCGGTCCTCCAAAGGTTCCTGAACACGGACATCGGCGAGATTCGTATCTTCAGCAGAGATGAGAAAAAGCAGGAAGATATGCGTATTGCCCTTAACAGTGCCAAGGTTAAATTCTACATCGGCGATGTGAGGAACCTGGACAGTATCGACTCTGCCATGAAAGGCGTCGATTTTGTATTTCATGCTGCAGCGTTGAAGCAGGTACCTTCATGCGAATTCTATCCCATGGAAGCGGTGCGAACAAACATACTCGGTGCCGAAAACGTTCTGAATGCAGCAATTGCCAACAAAGTGCGCAAACTGGTCGTACTGAGTACCGATAAGGCTGTGTATCCCATCAATGCCATGGGACTTTCCAAGGCTATGATGGAAAAGCTCATGGTGGCGAAATCCCGGTCAACGGACGTCACCGGCACAGTTTTCTGCGCCACCCGTTATGGCAACGTCATGGCTTCCCGTGGTTCGGTGATTCCCCTGTTTGTCAAACAGATCAAAGAAGGGAAGCCGCTGACAATAACCGATCCCAGCATGACCCGATTCCTCATGTCTTTGGAGGATTCTGTCGATCTGGTGCTCTATGCTTACATGCATGCTGTTTCTGGAGATATTTTCATTCAGAAAGCTCCTGCATCCACGATCATGGATCTTGCTGTCGCCCTCAAAGAAATCTTCAATGCCGATAACGAGATCAAGATCATCGGCACTCGACATGGTGAAAAACTTTACGAGTCCTTGGTAAATCGGGAAGAAATGGCGCGAGCGGTTGATTTGGGTGGATTTTACAGGATACCGGCCGATTCCAGGGATCTCAATTACAACAAATATTTCGTTGAAGGCGAAGTCAGTATCTCCCAAAAGGAGGACTACACCTCCCACAATACTCGACGGCTCGATGTCCAAGAGGTAAAAGAGCTCATGCTGAAGCTTGACTACATCAAAGGAGAACTCCATGCTTAAAGTACTCACCCTGGTGGGGACCAGGCCGGAGATTGTCAAGCTCTCACGTGTCATTGCCGAACTGGATAGACACTTGGATCACATACTGGTGCATACCGGGCAAAACTACGACTATGAACTGAATGAAATATTCTTTCAGCAGTTGGAGGTGCGCAGACCCGATTTTTTTCTCGATGCTGCTGCAGAGACTACCGCACAAACCATCGGCAACATAATTTCAAAGTTTGACGAGCTGTTGGTCAGAGAAAAACCTGAGGCCATGCTGGTTTTGGGAGATACCAACTCCAGCCTTGCAGTTATTGCGGCAAAAAGGCGGAAAATACCTATTTTTCATATGGAGGCAGGGAATCGCTGCTTTGATCAGCGCGTGCCGGAGGAGATCAACCGCAAAATCGTCGACCACACCAGTGATATTAATCTCGTGTTCTCCGAGCATGCGCGGCGGTATCTATTAGCCGAAGGAGTACGTCCTGAAACCGTTATAAAAACAGGGTCACCGATGCAGGAAGTTTTAACTTACTATCAATCAAAAATTGATGCCTCGAACATTTTGTCCCAACTGGAATTGAGTCCTTCGGCATATGTGGTGGTTAGTGCCCACCGAGAAGAGAATGTGGACAGTGAAGAAAACTTTACCGATCTTCTGGAATCACTGAATTCGATTGCCGGCCGTTACTCGATGCCGGTCATTGTTTCCACCCACCCTAGGACCAGGAAGCGGCTTGAAGCCTTGGACATATCAGGGCACGATCCGAGAATACGTTTCCTGAAACCTCTCGGTTTCCTGGATTATGTAAACCTCCAGAAAAACGCCTTCTGCGTCATCTCAGACAGTGGTACCATTACCGAAGAATCGTCTATCCTAGGATTCCCGGCGATAACCATCCGCCAAGCCCATGAGCGACCGGAAGGGATGGATGAAACGACCTTGATAATGAGCGGTCTGAAAGCGGAAAATGTCCTTGCCTCCATTGATGTTGCCGCTGCTCACTATGCAGGTGTTAAACGACCTTTTAAGGTCCTCCCCGACTATGATACTGAG
This region of Geotalea daltonii FRC-32 genomic DNA includes:
- a CDS encoding glycosyltransferase family protein encodes the protein MSSNNERIWCPSGELRPLSFAQAPKKDLAFIVVNRNRRDLTDYLCHQILNFTNTTDLTYDLFVVDIGSEPAQRSPFTTIEYEDSDFRGKCYAHNVGVRQAALTADYRYYWAMMNDLRFDGQPDAMMRMIELMDSNPEIGILSPTNIGEGKEYPGADPQPGHVFRKVPVCDYLALMLRGQVLHEVGFLNPEFRYCWGAIHELSYKVYRTGKWSIAYCDTVHYEHLGGTTYGKTKNVVSRDEYTLNAKRFAASYFVKQYGRDWDEKFTDALPTDVTLKETYSRHRTYWEESLVSEKNCRNSFFHNIWRKIKNG
- the wecB gene encoding non-hydrolyzing UDP-N-acetylglucosamine 2-epimerase is translated as MLKVLTLVGTRPEIVKLSRVIAELDRHLDHILVHTGQNYDYELNEIFFQQLEVRRPDFFLDAAAETTAQTIGNIISKFDELLVREKPEAMLVLGDTNSSLAVIAAKRRKIPIFHMEAGNRCFDQRVPEEINRKIVDHTSDINLVFSEHARRYLLAEGVRPETVIKTGSPMQEVLTYYQSKIDASNILSQLELSPSAYVVVSAHREENVDSEENFTDLLESLNSIAGRYSMPVIVSTHPRTRKRLEALDISGHDPRIRFLKPLGFLDYVNLQKNAFCVISDSGTITEESSILGFPAITIRQAHERPEGMDETTLIMSGLKAENVLASIDVAAAHYAGVKRPFKVLPDYDTENVSRKVLRIIMSYTEYVNRTVWFKNHA
- a CDS encoding glycosyltransferase family 2 protein codes for the protein MVKVSVIIPTYNRSELLKCAITSVLDQAYDNYELLIIDDGSTDDTKSIVNGFGSPKIRYIYQSNSGRSSARNYGIKLSKGEYVSFLDSDDIFLPNKLSLQVQALDENPNCGLVYAYAKNVDENGRFLDFHFDGNLSGKIYPEMLYIKNNYITTPTVMVRAKVLAQIGGFNESMHMCEDLDLWRRIARKYEVKQICQSLAHVRIRTTEKMNILEYMRGRKQYYVKAMIDDHNLKAIAPALFVEMYRVYLNCAKYQKQYFVLLYILFQYLLFRAFNMGIKNRC
- a CDS encoding sulfotransferase family protein, whose product is MGLKLSLFRPESKPIEKSFVFITGTPRSGTSMLTKVIDAHPDAAILMENLFGNRRRHWERASFWNEPQLLQAEIEKVYSPFKQQLIGNKVCTPDVWSAEDIVTFCQFFSDSKFIFIVRDPIEVALSRFRRENYDKEFNSFARQHMQLDFRSRSFTYTSSWAGSIQNYWFLKELFPTKTLLIYYDDFCNTFEDHLHTLVDFLDLPFSEKMLKWHELPHHDSEGVLQVNLKYDDEPVFVNKSKSSSLTDELMLAMATIEPLYNRWKKRSL
- a CDS encoding polysaccharide biosynthesis protein, translating into MFKNKVLLITGGTGSFGNAVLQRFLNTDIGEIRIFSRDEKKQEDMRIALNSAKVKFYIGDVRNLDSIDSAMKGVDFVFHAAALKQVPSCEFYPMEAVRTNILGAENVLNAAIANKVRKLVVLSTDKAVYPINAMGLSKAMMEKLMVAKSRSTDVTGTVFCATRYGNVMASRGSVIPLFVKQIKEGKPLTITDPSMTRFLMSLEDSVDLVLYAYMHAVSGDIFIQKAPASTIMDLAVALKEIFNADNEIKIIGTRHGEKLYESLVNREEMARAVDLGGFYRIPADSRDLNYNKYFVEGEVSISQKEDYTSHNTRRLDVQEVKELMLKLDYIKGELHA
- a CDS encoding glycosyltransferase, yielding MHTNSECFYPKVSIIIPVYNGSNYLNQSIDSALAQTYQNIEVIVINDGSTDDLATENIAKSYGDRIRYFCKNNGGVGSALNFGLDKMTGKYFSWLSHDDIYQPNKIERQIELLRKQTNPEGVIVFSDWENIDENSSSIGCRIIDQAEIASSIYVVMNCTVNGCTLLIPKKCFDETASFDENLPTTQDYDLWFKMARKYQFLHLPESLVRYRIHSQQDSYKHPEHVKEQNILHTNFISRLTVDEILNLENSLPVFYIKRAIFYKYKFPVAEEHAFNLFKCTVSQINLFQILQCLRLYIKYKSL
- a CDS encoding glycosyltransferase, translated to MTPLVSIIIPVYNGSNYLKQAIDSALNQTYKYIEILVINDGSNDGGLTEEIARSYGDKIRYHCKPNGGVATALNTGINLAAGDYISWLSHDDLYLPHKIERQISTIASIGGSDVISYSNYETIDAKNNVLRTVRLETSEIYDCKLAFLLQLFISSIHGCSLLIPRKCFTEVGYFKESLRTTQDYDLWFRLLQKGFAFTHLPEILIQSRFHNEQGTHSLYAVHLKEAEQLYLRAVNTFYDDFEKLPIKKIVDLVIDLRERKLKQTANHVLKSIKQRNMRLYMQMYGEYYKPLIASWLMFHVSRLTQLAKVILSILKRKGRA
- a CDS encoding RapZ C-terminal domain-containing protein, which translates into the protein MSTKQLSSVKIMSFGFKYGSPNANYYFDVGFIKNPARDPKWNFFSTPDEEMRNFVLSQKPVVEFLKYIIPLIKILAPLDQAQVFAFGCNSGRHRSYILVEEIARQLKECGVPAKIVHREDDLQ
- a CDS encoding dTDP-4-dehydrorhamnose reductase family protein; protein product: MKQSVLILGATGMLGHTLLEQLAARKDLEVTATVRCQGSVEGITTKLLEKIVGNLDADNPDSVLKTLAQVKPDVVINCIGIIKQLPSAKDPITAITINSLFPHRLAQACKAAGSRLIHISTDCVFSGSKGNYTESDVADATDLYGRTKFLGEVDYPHCVTLRTSIIGHELKGCYSLIDWFLAQEGEVNGYTEAIYTGFPTVEMARIIADYVIPNPQLNGLYQVSSEPISKYELLQLVAKQYNKDIQIRPFHDFHCDRSLDSSRFRNITGYTPPSWSEMVAAMWMDWARHAGIGG
- a CDS encoding glycosyltransferase is translated as MDGVSLVICCHNSSKKLEETLKHVSRQKFSSEVPWELIIVDNASTDLTSEMATAITQGATYNCRIVTEGKVGLKNARLKGIVESKYDLISFIDDDNWICESWIENVHNIMSNRPEIGACGGIGLPKFETSPPDWFELQQGSYAVGLQAESTGYIPDSRGYLWGAGLTIRRSAMDEIIQNGFCFSLTGRHGASISSGEDTELCLALRCLGWRLWYDESLSYYHYLPSSRLSWSYLKRLQFSFGASSVVLNAYNECLLYNPETIQNHKKLWIADSMALTKSFFARDGHLFSFICAKEGSSDALFGYYRLGRLLQIISLRHKYDELKNSIFAFWQRASSIRTYRTGSG